Proteins encoded together in one Candidatus Eremiobacterota bacterium window:
- the gatA gene encoding Asp-tRNA(Asn)/Glu-tRNA(Gln) amidotransferase subunit GatA, with the protein MELHEFTAGDIRKLLRERKISSVELTRAYLERISALDDRLKAFITVTKDMALEMAAAADKAFGEGRESTVGGIPLALKDNLSVKGIPCTCGSSILQNYVAPYNATVVERLVSENSVIMGKTNMDEFAMGSSTENSAFFTTGNPWDLSRVPGGSSGGSAAAVAARMVPWALGSDTGGSVRQPAAFCGITGLKPTYGLISRYGLVAYASSLDQIGILSRNTEDCALLLKAIAGQDRRDSTSAGIPVPDYEAALRGKEGNFTIGIVEEFFQQSLDDGIRTLIEQAAHVFEGMGWSLKRVSFPHIRYSLASYYIIAPAEASSNLARYDGSRYGLREPAETTISMFKRSREKGFGAEVKRRIMMGTYTLSAGYYDAYYLKAQKVRTLIKRDFDEAFRECSFILAPVTPTAPFRKGENIDDPLKMYLSDIYTVSVNLAGLPGLVLPCGFSGGLPVALQLIGKPFDEVTLLRAGTAFQRATDFHLKNPPLGEAVPGGSIKESMK; encoded by the coding sequence GTGGAACTCCACGAATTCACTGCAGGCGACATCAGAAAGCTTCTGAGGGAGAGGAAAATCTCATCCGTTGAGCTCACCAGGGCGTATCTGGAGAGAATATCCGCTCTTGATGACCGGCTGAAGGCCTTTATCACCGTTACCAAAGATATGGCGCTTGAGATGGCCGCTGCTGCGGACAAAGCTTTTGGGGAAGGGAGGGAGAGTACCGTGGGGGGAATCCCCCTGGCCCTGAAAGACAACCTTTCGGTGAAAGGCATTCCCTGCACCTGCGGCTCTTCCATTCTCCAGAACTATGTGGCACCTTATAATGCCACCGTGGTGGAGCGCCTTGTCTCGGAGAATTCTGTCATCATGGGTAAAACCAACATGGACGAGTTTGCCATGGGCTCGTCTACTGAAAATTCAGCCTTCTTCACTACGGGCAATCCCTGGGACCTCTCCAGAGTGCCCGGAGGATCGAGCGGTGGGTCTGCCGCCGCCGTTGCTGCCCGCATGGTGCCGTGGGCACTTGGCTCTGACACGGGGGGATCGGTCCGCCAGCCGGCAGCATTCTGCGGCATCACGGGCCTCAAGCCCACCTACGGCCTCATATCAAGATACGGCCTTGTTGCTTACGCCTCATCGCTCGACCAGATAGGGATCCTGTCCAGAAACACGGAAGACTGCGCGCTCCTGCTCAAGGCAATCGCGGGACAGGACAGGAGAGACTCCACCTCGGCGGGTATTCCCGTGCCGGATTACGAGGCGGCTCTCAGGGGGAAGGAAGGGAACTTCACCATCGGCATCGTCGAGGAGTTTTTCCAGCAGAGCCTTGATGACGGGATTAGAACCCTCATAGAGCAGGCAGCCCATGTCTTTGAAGGAATGGGGTGGTCCCTGAAGAGAGTGTCATTCCCCCATATCAGGTATTCCCTCGCCTCTTACTATATCATCGCTCCCGCAGAGGCAAGCTCGAACCTTGCCCGTTACGACGGCTCCCGCTACGGCCTCAGAGAGCCCGCGGAGACGACCATCTCGATGTTCAAGCGCTCAAGGGAGAAGGGATTCGGCGCCGAGGTAAAGCGCCGCATAATGATGGGAACCTACACGCTGAGCGCCGGCTATTATGATGCCTATTACCTTAAGGCACAGAAAGTGAGAACCCTTATAAAGCGCGACTTTGACGAGGCCTTCAGGGAATGCAGCTTCATTCTTGCCCCCGTCACACCTACGGCTCCCTTCAGAAAAGGGGAAAACATCGACGATCCCCTCAAAATGTACCTTTCAGATATCTACACCGTGTCGGTGAACCTCGCAGGCCTCCCGGGACTGGTCCTGCCCTGCGGCTTTTCAGGGGGCCTCCCTGTTGCCCTCCAGCTTATCGGGAAGCCCTTCGACGAGGTGACGCTGCTACGCGCCGGGACCGCCTTTCAGCGCGCCACGGATTTTCACCTGAAAAATCCGCCTCTTGGGGAAGCAGTGCCGGGCGGAAGCATCAAGGAGAGCATGAAATGA
- the gatB gene encoding Asp-tRNA(Asn)/Glu-tRNA(Gln) amidotransferase subunit GatB, with protein sequence MSPEIIIGLEVHVELLTESKLFCGCSTKFGNPPNTNVCPVCLGLPGVLPVLNRKAVEHLIRTACALSCTIAPRSKFDRKNYFYPDMPKNFQISQYDLPLATAGKLSIVTAGGEKTITIKRIHLEEDTGKSVHKGTIDCSLSTLEDYNRAGVPLLEIVTEPDMRSPEEAHVFLTGLKDILRWLAVSDCKMEEGSLRCDANISLSPGDGVLGTKTEIKNLNSFKSVREALEHEAARQQKCLASGIAIVQETRGWDEKKSVTIPMRSKEAEYDYRYFPEPDLLPLEPGAQWIREFREALPELPAEKRERFVRDYRIPSYDSSVLTSSPAMADFFEATVRCGASPKAGSNWLMGDISRILNDKSLSLDETPLTPGRLAGMIDLVEKGTVSGKTAKSLIEEMLATGKDPLEIVKERGLTQISGEDAIQALVIEVAQANTEAMHSLRKGNEKVRGFLVGQVMKASKGRANPSMVNKVLDGLLGALPLPEARQDEDDHIRG encoded by the coding sequence ATGAGCCCTGAGATAATCATAGGCCTGGAAGTCCATGTGGAGCTGCTCACGGAGAGCAAGCTCTTCTGCGGCTGCTCCACGAAGTTCGGCAATCCCCCCAATACCAATGTCTGCCCCGTGTGCCTGGGCCTGCCGGGAGTCCTTCCGGTGCTTAACCGGAAGGCTGTCGAACACCTGATCAGGACTGCCTGTGCCCTTTCCTGCACCATTGCCCCGAGGAGCAAGTTTGACAGGAAAAACTATTTTTACCCTGACATGCCCAAGAACTTCCAGATATCACAGTATGACCTCCCCCTCGCCACGGCGGGAAAGCTCTCCATCGTGACTGCGGGGGGGGAAAAAACAATCACGATCAAGCGCATTCATCTGGAGGAGGATACGGGGAAGTCCGTCCACAAAGGCACCATCGACTGCTCCCTCTCAACTCTTGAGGACTACAACAGGGCTGGCGTGCCTCTCCTTGAAATCGTGACGGAGCCTGACATGCGCTCCCCTGAGGAAGCCCATGTCTTTCTTACGGGCCTGAAGGATATCCTCAGGTGGCTCGCCGTAAGCGACTGCAAGATGGAGGAAGGAAGCCTCCGATGCGACGCCAACATCTCCCTTTCCCCCGGGGATGGGGTATTGGGGACAAAAACCGAGATTAAGAACCTGAATTCCTTTAAATCGGTGAGGGAGGCCCTCGAGCACGAGGCGGCAAGGCAGCAAAAGTGCTTAGCTTCCGGCATCGCCATTGTCCAGGAGACGCGGGGCTGGGACGAAAAAAAAAGCGTGACCATTCCCATGAGGAGCAAAGAGGCCGAGTATGACTACCGCTATTTCCCTGAGCCCGATCTTCTTCCGCTGGAGCCCGGTGCCCAATGGATCAGGGAGTTCAGGGAGGCTCTCCCTGAACTCCCTGCGGAAAAGCGTGAGCGCTTTGTGCGGGACTACCGCATTCCCTCCTATGACAGCTCCGTGCTCACGTCCTCACCGGCAATGGCCGATTTTTTTGAAGCGACCGTCAGGTGCGGCGCCTCTCCCAAGGCGGGGAGCAACTGGCTCATGGGAGACATAAGCCGGATCCTCAATGATAAATCCCTCTCCCTTGATGAGACGCCACTGACGCCGGGGCGCCTCGCAGGGATGATCGATCTTGTCGAGAAGGGAACGGTGAGCGGAAAGACCGCCAAGTCCCTCATTGAGGAGATGCTCGCCACGGGGAAAGACCCCCTTGAGATAGTGAAGGAGCGGGGACTGACTCAGATATCGGGCGAGGACGCCATTCAGGCCCTGGTGATAGAGGTGGCACAAGCCAATACCGAGGCGATGCACTCGCTGAGGAAAGGGAATGAGAAGGTGCGGGGATTCCTTGTGGGACAGGTGATGAAAGCGAGCAAGGGCAGGGCTAATCCCTCAATGGTGAACAAGGTCCTTGACGGACTCCTCGGGGCCCTCCCTCTTCCGGAAGCCCGACAGGATGAAGATGACCATATAAGGGGGTAG